One window from the genome of Cyclobacterium amurskyense encodes:
- the gldA gene encoding gliding motility-associated ABC transporter ATP-binding subunit GldA, whose product MSIEIQQLSKSYGGQLVLDNVSFQANPGQVLGFLGPNGAGKSTTMKIITGFLQADSGEALVNGISVKKHSRIISKLIGYLPEHNPLYEEMYIPEFLSFIGGLYQMKRNVRNERVKIVMEQCGLSQERHKRIGNLSKGYKQRVGLAKSLVHDPEIIILDEPTTGLDPNQLVEIRHLIKEISKNKTLILSTHIMQEVEILCDKVVIINKGKLVAQDSLQNLKASTGKSIVLLETEETIKDNWLTGLSFSALDRKRPGLLALTCKDPKKLRIELFEMIQKHNLNLVSISQEEINLESVFYSLTKS is encoded by the coding sequence ATGTCCATAGAAATTCAACAACTTTCAAAAAGTTATGGGGGCCAGTTGGTTCTCGATAATGTCAGTTTTCAAGCGAATCCTGGACAGGTGTTGGGTTTTTTAGGACCAAATGGTGCTGGTAAGTCTACCACTATGAAAATCATTACAGGTTTTCTTCAGGCTGACTCCGGTGAAGCTTTGGTCAACGGCATTTCGGTAAAAAAGCATTCCCGAATTATTAGCAAATTGATAGGGTATTTGCCTGAACACAATCCTTTGTATGAGGAAATGTATATCCCCGAATTTTTATCCTTTATAGGTGGACTTTATCAGATGAAGAGAAATGTTCGCAATGAAAGGGTGAAGATTGTGATGGAGCAGTGTGGGCTTAGCCAAGAGCGGCACAAGAGAATAGGTAACTTGTCTAAAGGTTACAAACAAAGGGTTGGCTTGGCAAAGAGTCTGGTACATGATCCTGAAATAATTATTTTAGATGAGCCAACTACCGGTTTGGATCCCAACCAATTGGTGGAAATCAGGCATCTAATTAAAGAAATTAGCAAAAACAAAACGCTTATTTTAAGTACCCATATCATGCAGGAGGTTGAAATCCTATGTGATAAGGTAGTCATTATCAACAAAGGCAAACTGGTGGCGCAAGATTCACTTCAAAACCTGAAAGCCAGTACTGGAAAATCCATAGTTTTACTGGAAACAGAGGAAACCATAAAGGACAATTGGTTAACAGGGCTTTCTTTTAGTGCCCTGGATAGAAAAAGGCCAGGCTTGCTAGCCCTAACTTGCAAGGATCCTAAGAAATTAAGAATTGAGCTTTTCGAGATGATACAAAAACATAACCTGAACTTGGTGAGTATTAGCCAGGAAGAAATAAACTTGGAATCTGTCTTTTATAGCTTAACCAAAAGTTAG
- a CDS encoding phosphoglycerate kinase has translation MNNRIKTVDNVDFSGKKALVRVDFNVPLDDQYTVTDNTRIAAALPTIKKILKDGGSVILMSHLGRPKSGPEDKFSLRHIVTELNKELGLSVKFAKDCIGNEATQLATSLNAGEVLLLENLRFHKEEEKGDKDFAGKLASLGDIYVNDAFGTAHRAHASTAIVAEFFNDKVAGYLMQAELENAEKVLGEPERPFTAIMGGAKISDKILLIDKLLDKVDNLIIGGGMSYTFAKAQGGTIGDSLLEEDKMPLALELLEKAKQKNVNLILPDDTVISTDFANDAEQSTAKKGQIPDGWMGLDIGPETQAKFANIIKDSKTILWNGPMGVFEMSSFEKGTKAIAEAVVAATENGSFTLIGGGDSAAAVNKFGYGEKVSFVSTGGGALLELMEGKVLPGVKALEP, from the coding sequence ATGAACAATCGAATTAAAACAGTTGATAATGTTGATTTTAGTGGTAAAAAAGCACTTGTAAGAGTGGATTTTAATGTTCCTCTTGATGATCAATATACCGTCACAGACAACACTAGAATAGCTGCAGCTTTGCCAACGATCAAGAAAATCCTTAAAGATGGTGGATCGGTTATTTTAATGTCCCATCTTGGAAGGCCAAAATCCGGACCAGAAGATAAATTTTCTTTAAGACATATCGTTACCGAGTTGAATAAGGAACTAGGCTTGTCTGTAAAATTTGCTAAGGACTGCATTGGTAATGAGGCTACTCAATTAGCCACTAGCCTGAATGCTGGAGAGGTTTTGCTTTTGGAAAACTTACGTTTCCATAAAGAAGAAGAAAAAGGAGACAAGGATTTTGCAGGTAAATTGGCCAGTCTTGGTGATATTTATGTGAATGATGCATTTGGAACTGCCCATAGGGCCCATGCTTCTACAGCGATTGTAGCTGAGTTTTTTAACGATAAAGTGGCAGGTTATTTAATGCAGGCAGAATTAGAAAACGCCGAAAAAGTATTAGGAGAACCTGAAAGACCTTTCACTGCCATCATGGGTGGAGCTAAGATTTCGGACAAGATCCTACTTATCGATAAATTACTTGACAAGGTTGACAATTTAATCATTGGTGGAGGTATGTCTTATACTTTTGCTAAAGCCCAGGGAGGAACCATTGGAGATTCTTTATTGGAAGAAGATAAAATGCCCCTTGCGCTGGAGCTTTTAGAAAAAGCCAAGCAAAAAAATGTAAATCTAATCTTGCCGGATGACACTGTTATATCTACTGACTTTGCCAATGACGCTGAGCAAAGTACAGCTAAAAAAGGACAAATTCCTGACGGTTGGATGGGATTAGATATTGGGCCTGAAACACAAGCTAAATTTGCCAACATCATTAAAGACTCTAAGACTATTCTTTGGAATGGCCCAATGGGAGTTTTTGAAATGAGTAGCTTTGAAAAAGGTACAAAGGCAATTGCCGAAGCAGTTGTTGCGGCTACTGAAAATGGATCCTTTACGCTTATTGGCGGTGGTGATTCCGCTGCAGCTGTTAATAAGTTTGGCTATGGTGAAAAAGTGTCTTTCGTATCTACTGGTGGTGGTGCCTTGCTTGAATTGATGGAAGGTAAAGTGTTGCCAGGAGTAAAAGCTTTAGAACCCTAA
- the gldF gene encoding gliding motility-associated ABC transporter permease subunit GldF has product MWSLFIKEVNAFFSNLSAYLITSVFLISLGLIVWVFPGTSVLEYGYADLEPLFSYTPFVFIFLLPAITMRMVAEERKTGTWELLKTSPLNSSQIVIAKYFAALALLFFSLIPTLIYYFSIVQLGDTIGNIDSAGFFGAYIGLFLVGALFASVGLFSSCITSNQIVSFVIAVFISFLLYGGIGAMASLTSGDLAVLLEGLGTDFHYEQMGRGVIVSENIYYFLGMILTFLVCSWVLINRDE; this is encoded by the coding sequence ATGTGGAGCCTGTTTATAAAGGAAGTCAATGCTTTTTTTAGTAACCTTTCAGCCTACCTGATTACCTCTGTATTTTTAATTTCCTTGGGTTTGATAGTGTGGGTGTTTCCAGGTACAAGTGTGCTGGAATATGGTTATGCAGATCTTGAACCTTTGTTTAGTTATACCCCCTTTGTTTTCATTTTCTTACTGCCAGCCATTACCATGAGGATGGTTGCTGAGGAAAGAAAAACGGGTACTTGGGAGTTGCTTAAAACTTCCCCATTAAACAGTTCTCAGATAGTTATCGCCAAATACTTTGCTGCCTTGGCGCTTTTATTTTTCTCTTTAATCCCAACATTGATTTATTATTTCAGTATCGTCCAACTTGGAGATACTATAGGGAATATTGACAGTGCGGGGTTCTTTGGTGCCTATATTGGTTTGTTTTTGGTAGGCGCACTATTTGCATCTGTTGGGCTTTTTAGTTCCTGCATTACTTCCAATCAGATCGTTTCTTTCGTAATAGCAGTGTTCATTTCCTTCTTGTTGTATGGTGGGATAGGAGCGATGGCATCGCTTACTTCAGGTGATTTGGCTGTTTTGTTGGAAGGATTGGGTACCGATTTTCATTATGAACAAATGGGGCGAGGTGTTATTGTCTCCGAAAATATTTATTACTTTTTGGGAATGATACTTACCTTTTTGGTGTGTTCTTGGGTTTTGATCAATAGGGATGAATAG
- a CDS encoding type 1 glutamine amidotransferase domain-containing protein, which translates to MSNLSGKKIALITENGFEEVEFTSPKKALEDQGATVEVISPNSGSVKSWNDGDWGSDFKVDKTVDEANSDEYHTVLIPGGVINPDKLRRNKEAVQFIKDFFAKGKPVASICHGPQVLIETGALAGRKMTSFPSIKQDLINAGAEWYDQECVCDQALVTSRSPEDLEAFNKKIIEEIREGKHEGQKTL; encoded by the coding sequence ATGAGTAACTTATCAGGTAAAAAAATAGCTTTAATTACAGAGAATGGATTTGAAGAAGTAGAGTTTACCTCTCCTAAAAAAGCTTTGGAAGATCAAGGCGCTACAGTGGAAGTGATTTCTCCAAATTCAGGGAGCGTCAAATCCTGGAATGATGGTGACTGGGGAAGTGATTTTAAAGTAGATAAAACAGTTGATGAAGCCAATTCGGATGAATACCACACCGTTTTAATTCCTGGTGGAGTAATTAATCCAGACAAATTACGCAGGAATAAGGAAGCTGTTCAGTTTATTAAGGATTTTTTTGCTAAAGGTAAACCAGTCGCTTCAATTTGTCATGGACCACAGGTGTTGATAGAGACAGGTGCATTGGCTGGAAGAAAAATGACTTCTTTTCCGTCGATTAAACAAGACCTAATCAATGCAGGTGCAGAATGGTACGATCAAGAATGTGTTTGCGATCAAGCATTGGTTACTTCCAGATCCCCTGAAGATCTTGAGGCTTTCAATAAGAAAATAATTGAAGAAATAAGGGAAGGTAAGCATGAAGGTCAAAAAACACTTTAA
- the gldG gene encoding gliding motility-associated ABC transporter substrate-binding protein GldG, which produces MNRNYKSLLYGAIALVLIWFSVANLERWWSFRLDMTEEGKYSIGQATLDVLEEMDGPLEIDILLVGDDLPPGMKRFQRNIEQTLKTFRSYSREDITINYLDPLQMVAEKSEAYILKISDYGINPTNLHSNQNGTQSTQLIFPGIVLRSASKETGVLLLKGELGMGPEETLNLSIENLEFEISQAIKRLYTRDKRAIGIVIGQGEMAEDEGYGMVEALNEDFEVYKVPFDQAKSVEDLLTFEVLIVAGPKSAYGEREKYLLDQFLMYGGNILFMLDQMAVNMEEAGGKGTVAMPFDTGLDDLLFRYGVRINKDLVQDLNFGYFPVVSGEFGNQPQIVPLPWPFYVQAGKMASHPITKGLDEVQFRFVSTIDTVKAELVKKTPLIFSSNYSKRQSAPVRVAFVDMANEPDVKSFNSGSLPLAYLLEGQFTSFFKNRFVPEEFDKNKFLPESKGGRILVSGDADVIKSWIQPQEEQPLPLGVNPFSESNTANRTFLQNTVNYMVAPTGIIASKTKSFEIRPLNKVKIKQQKSMWQLINIVIPVLVVVLIGWIRQVFRKRKYAK; this is translated from the coding sequence ATGAATAGAAATTACAAGTCCCTTTTGTATGGGGCAATCGCTTTGGTGCTGATATGGTTTTCAGTTGCTAATCTGGAAAGATGGTGGTCTTTCAGGTTGGACATGACTGAGGAGGGTAAATACAGTATAGGGCAGGCTACTCTGGACGTACTGGAGGAGATGGACGGACCATTGGAAATAGATATTTTATTGGTTGGGGATGATCTTCCTCCTGGGATGAAACGCTTCCAGAGAAATATAGAGCAGACATTGAAGACTTTTCGCTCTTATAGTAGAGAAGATATAACAATCAACTATTTGGATCCATTGCAAATGGTCGCTGAGAAAAGTGAGGCCTATATTTTAAAAATTTCAGATTATGGAATTAACCCTACCAATTTGCATAGCAACCAAAATGGCACCCAGTCTACTCAACTTATATTTCCGGGGATTGTTCTTCGTTCTGCATCTAAAGAAACGGGTGTGCTATTGCTGAAAGGGGAACTTGGAATGGGGCCTGAAGAAACACTTAATCTCTCTATTGAAAACCTTGAATTCGAAATCAGCCAAGCGATTAAACGTTTGTACACTAGAGACAAGCGTGCCATTGGAATAGTTATTGGTCAAGGTGAAATGGCTGAGGATGAGGGGTATGGAATGGTGGAAGCGCTAAATGAAGATTTTGAGGTATATAAAGTTCCTTTTGACCAAGCCAAAAGTGTGGAGGATTTACTGACATTTGAGGTGTTGATTGTGGCAGGTCCCAAGTCTGCTTATGGGGAGAGGGAAAAGTACCTGCTCGATCAATTTTTAATGTACGGAGGTAATATTTTGTTTATGCTTGATCAGATGGCGGTAAACATGGAAGAAGCAGGAGGTAAGGGAACAGTGGCAATGCCTTTTGATACCGGTCTGGATGATCTATTGTTCCGCTATGGTGTGCGCATAAATAAAGATCTTGTTCAGGATTTGAATTTCGGTTATTTCCCGGTGGTTTCAGGTGAGTTTGGCAACCAGCCTCAAATTGTACCACTTCCTTGGCCATTTTATGTGCAGGCAGGAAAAATGGCAAGTCACCCTATTACCAAAGGCTTGGATGAGGTTCAGTTTCGTTTCGTGAGTACGATTGATACTGTAAAAGCAGAACTTGTAAAAAAGACTCCTTTGATTTTCTCCAGCAATTATAGCAAAAGGCAAAGCGCTCCTGTTCGTGTAGCTTTTGTAGACATGGCAAACGAACCTGATGTCAAATCCTTCAATAGTGGAAGTCTTCCATTGGCATATTTACTAGAAGGACAATTCACTTCATTCTTCAAAAATCGTTTTGTACCGGAAGAATTTGATAAAAATAAGTTTTTACCAGAAAGCAAAGGAGGGAGAATTCTTGTTTCCGGAGATGCAGATGTGATAAAAAGTTGGATACAGCCCCAGGAAGAACAACCGCTTCCACTAGGTGTCAATCCCTTTTCCGAAAGTAACACTGCAAACAGAACTTTTTTACAAAACACAGTTAATTATATGGTGGCCCCAACAGGCATAATCGCTAGTAAGACCAAAAGTTTTGAGATTAGACCATTAAATAAAGTTAAAATTAAACAGCAGAAATCCATGTGGCAGTTAATCAACATTGTGATTCCTGTGTTGGTAGTTGTGCTTATAGGCTGGATTAGACAGGTTTTCAGGAAAAGGAAATACGCTAAATGA
- a CDS encoding MerR family transcriptional regulator has protein sequence MPYKEKDIEKKYYSIGEVAEKFKVATSLIRYWEGEFDIIKPKKDKKGNRRFTIDDIEKIRLIFHLVKEKGYTLTGAQEIIKRDMHKVQDKAAMIQRLHEIRGFLTEIKNNLNDQAAK, from the coding sequence TTGCCATACAAAGAAAAAGATATCGAAAAAAAGTATTATTCCATCGGGGAAGTAGCTGAAAAATTTAAGGTGGCCACTTCACTAATTAGGTATTGGGAAGGAGAATTCGATATCATTAAGCCCAAAAAAGACAAAAAAGGAAACCGTAGATTTACCATAGACGATATTGAGAAGATTCGGTTAATTTTTCATTTGGTGAAAGAGAAAGGTTATACGCTCACAGGTGCCCAAGAAATTATCAAAAGGGACATGCATAAGGTCCAGGATAAAGCAGCAATGATCCAAAGACTACATGAAATCAGAGGTTTTTTGACAGAAATCAAAAATAATCTGAATGATCAAGCAGCCAAATAA
- the dnaN gene encoding DNA polymerase III subunit beta, producing MKFIVSSSSLLKHLSAINGVVTTNPVVPILENFLFEILDSKLTVTASDLQTSMMTEIEVEAKEDGNIAVPAKILIETLKNLPEQPVTFSIDKETYSVEISSDNGRYKLAGENATDFPRIPSVTNASTVEMSTDVLSSAIANTIFATSNDELRPAMTGVFINLSSTNTTFVATDGHRLIRYRRVDIASPEATSIIVPRKALNLLKSTLPTENVPVSVEFNTSNAYFKFNNIKMICRLIDERFPDYENVIPADNNNDMVINRQEFLGSLKRIAIYANKTTHQVRLKLTGSELQISAEDLDFSNEANERLSCEHEGEDIEIGFNAKFLVEMLNNISAKEVTLKFSAPNRAGLILPSDLNENEDILMLVMPVMLSNYV from the coding sequence ATGAAATTTATTGTTTCTTCTTCCTCACTTTTGAAGCATCTCTCCGCAATAAATGGGGTGGTAACAACCAATCCTGTTGTGCCTATCTTAGAGAACTTTCTTTTTGAAATATTGGACAGCAAGCTTACGGTTACAGCTTCTGATTTGCAAACATCCATGATGACAGAAATTGAGGTGGAGGCAAAAGAAGACGGCAATATTGCAGTCCCTGCAAAAATATTGATCGAAACACTTAAAAACCTTCCTGAACAACCAGTAACCTTTAGTATTGACAAGGAAACCTATAGTGTGGAAATCAGTTCCGACAATGGACGTTATAAATTGGCAGGAGAAAATGCAACGGACTTTCCTCGAATTCCTAGTGTTACCAATGCCTCTACAGTAGAAATGTCAACCGATGTTTTGAGTAGTGCGATTGCTAATACCATTTTTGCTACAAGTAATGATGAGTTAAGACCTGCTATGACAGGGGTGTTTATCAATCTAAGTAGCACCAATACTACATTTGTTGCCACTGACGGACATCGATTGATTCGATATAGAAGAGTGGATATAGCCTCCCCTGAAGCTACAAGCATTATCGTGCCAAGGAAAGCTCTCAACCTATTGAAATCAACACTACCTACTGAAAATGTACCAGTAAGTGTTGAATTTAACACCAGTAACGCCTACTTTAAGTTCAATAATATCAAGATGATCTGTAGGTTAATCGATGAGCGTTTCCCAGATTATGAAAATGTAATTCCTGCGGACAATAACAACGATATGGTGATCAACAGACAGGAGTTTTTAGGCTCCCTAAAGAGGATTGCTATCTACGCCAATAAAACCACACACCAGGTTAGATTGAAGCTTACAGGTAGTGAATTACAGATATCAGCTGAAGATTTGGACTTCTCAAACGAGGCCAATGAAAGATTGTCATGTGAACACGAAGGTGAAGACATCGAAATCGGATTCAATGCTAAATTTTTGGTAGAAATGCTAAACAATATTTCAGCTAAAGAGGTGACATTGAAGTTTAGTGCACCAAACAGAGCGGGTTTGATTCTTCCTTCAGATTTAAATGAGAACGAAGATATTCTGATGCTGGTTATGCCAGTGATGCTAAGCAATTACGTATAA
- a CDS encoding peptidoglycan DD-metalloendopeptidase family protein codes for MDKAGLQDYSLAKTWIKNGKVPIDFKLSTQEIPHSEMTYFDPGKAEALFWQYKVEEGSQVNINAQMLSDTTSIYFLDVFRKTSNGYTQIYFSNDHRSLAYTVKEDGEHLLRVQPELLEGGMVVVNIDVSGSITFPISEMHSGQIASFWGDARAGGSRRHEGVDVFAKRGTPVLAVARGRVSKAGQNRLGGNVVWLNTGRYNYYYAHLDSQFVQAGQRVKLGDTLGTVGNTGNARTTSPHLHFGVYSRGRGAKNPLPFLQSLEKSIPIVASDSVLLKEQGVFLAKSGNLRASPNLSSKVISSYPNETLFDVLGKSGDWFRIKLPDHTIGYGHKSILNLSENNLGEIEVKSSDLVFDSWNRSVSLPSTYFVGNAEVLGYFNNMLHVRLKTGPEIWLLAR; via the coding sequence TTGGATAAGGCTGGTCTGCAAGATTATTCATTGGCCAAGACTTGGATTAAAAATGGTAAAGTACCTATTGATTTTAAATTAAGCACTCAAGAAATCCCTCATTCTGAGATGACCTATTTTGATCCTGGGAAAGCTGAGGCTTTATTTTGGCAGTACAAAGTAGAAGAAGGTAGTCAGGTAAATATCAATGCCCAAATGCTCAGTGATACCACATCCATATACTTCCTAGATGTGTTCAGGAAGACGAGTAATGGTTATACTCAAATTTATTTTTCTAATGATCACCGAAGTTTGGCTTATACCGTAAAGGAAGATGGTGAGCATCTTCTCAGAGTGCAGCCTGAGTTGCTAGAAGGAGGAATGGTTGTTGTAAATATTGATGTCTCCGGTTCCATTACTTTTCCGATTTCGGAAATGCATTCAGGTCAAATTGCTAGTTTTTGGGGAGATGCCAGAGCTGGCGGGTCAAGGCGACATGAAGGTGTAGATGTATTTGCCAAAAGAGGAACACCAGTATTAGCAGTAGCAAGGGGAAGGGTGAGTAAAGCAGGCCAAAACCGACTTGGAGGAAATGTGGTCTGGCTTAATACTGGACGCTATAATTATTATTATGCTCACCTTGATAGTCAGTTTGTTCAGGCCGGGCAAAGAGTTAAACTGGGAGATACTTTGGGTACTGTGGGAAATACAGGCAACGCCAGAACCACCTCTCCACATTTGCACTTTGGAGTTTACTCGCGAGGAAGAGGTGCGAAAAATCCTTTACCTTTCTTACAGTCTCTAGAAAAAAGTATTCCAATTGTAGCTTCTGACAGTGTGTTATTGAAAGAACAAGGTGTGTTTTTAGCTAAGAGCGGGAATTTACGTGCCTCACCAAACCTTAGTTCTAAGGTTATTTCTAGTTATCCCAATGAAACCTTATTTGATGTTTTAGGTAAAAGTGGGGATTGGTTTAGAATTAAGTTGCCAGATCATACCATTGGTTATGGCCATAAATCAATTCTCAACCTTTCTGAAAATAACCTCGGGGAAATTGAAGTGAAATCTTCTGACTTGGTATTCGATAGTTGGAATAGATCAGTTTCACTTCCATCCACCTATTTTGTGGGCAATGCAGAAGTACTAGGTTACTTTAATAACATGTTGCATGTCAGGTTAAAAACTGGGCCTGAAATATGGTTGCTAGCAAGGTAA
- the dprA gene encoding DNA-processing protein DprA: MIKQPNNELLYKVGLGLIPKLGPNIYKKIIRNCGSAEAFFNMPRGKLERIQGVGPKLLAYRNQKAKYLSEAEALIDTAVQHKIQIHCFMEENYPTRLKSLPDGPPVLYSKGELTLNPKRTIGIVGTRKATDYGKNITQQIIEELSRFQPTIISGLAYGIDVEAHRAAISRELPTIGVLGSDLNTIYPSTHKKTAEQMMENGGLLSEYKLGTEMNPGNFPQRNRIIAGMSDALVVVEAAKKGGALITAEIAYSYNREVFAVPGNLQSKFSEGCNDLIRNMKAGIYMNSREIVDSLSWDMDATQSSTKQVLPDLSLLDPLEAKIMERIFDKKEVEVNWLSHDLKLPISTLAVKLLNLEFLGFIKAYPGKKYQWLQKN, from the coding sequence ATGATCAAGCAGCCAAATAATGAACTCCTATACAAAGTAGGATTAGGCCTGATCCCTAAGCTAGGACCTAATATCTACAAAAAAATCATCAGAAACTGCGGTTCCGCAGAAGCTTTTTTTAATATGCCCCGAGGTAAACTGGAAAGGATTCAGGGAGTTGGGCCAAAGTTACTTGCTTACAGAAATCAAAAAGCAAAGTACCTATCTGAAGCAGAAGCGCTGATCGATACAGCAGTCCAACATAAAATTCAAATTCATTGTTTTATGGAGGAGAATTACCCAACTCGATTAAAATCACTTCCAGACGGCCCACCGGTACTTTATAGCAAGGGGGAATTAACCCTCAACCCCAAAAGAACTATCGGGATAGTAGGCACAAGGAAGGCCACAGATTATGGTAAAAACATCACCCAACAAATAATAGAGGAGTTGTCAAGGTTCCAACCTACAATTATCAGTGGTTTGGCTTATGGAATTGATGTAGAAGCGCATAGGGCAGCTATTTCCAGAGAACTGCCTACCATAGGTGTTTTGGGCTCCGACCTAAACACCATCTACCCCTCCACCCATAAAAAAACAGCTGAACAAATGATGGAAAACGGTGGCTTACTTAGTGAGTATAAGCTTGGTACTGAGATGAACCCCGGTAATTTCCCGCAAAGAAATCGCATTATTGCAGGAATGTCGGATGCCCTTGTAGTGGTCGAAGCTGCAAAAAAAGGAGGTGCTTTAATTACAGCAGAGATCGCATATAGCTATAACCGTGAAGTATTTGCGGTCCCTGGGAACCTGCAGTCAAAATTCAGCGAAGGGTGTAATGACCTGATTAGAAACATGAAAGCCGGTATTTATATGAACTCCAGAGAAATTGTTGATTCTCTATCATGGGACATGGATGCCACGCAGTCTTCAACCAAGCAAGTTTTACCCGACCTATCTTTACTCGATCCACTTGAGGCCAAAATCATGGAAAGAATATTTGACAAAAAGGAAGTAGAAGTAAATTGGCTTAGTCACGATTTAAAATTACCTATCAGCACTCTTGCTGTCAAATTGCTCAACTTGGAATTTCTTGGCTTTATCAAGGCTTATCCAGGGAAAAAGTACCAATGGCTTCAGAAAAATTAA
- a CDS encoding L-threonylcarbamoyladenylate synthase produces the protein MAEIGKDIEKSAALLASGELVAIPTETVYGLAGNALDEKAVVQIFKSKNRPRFDPLIVHVAGIDQVYNYVESIPEELKALAEAFWPGPLTLLLTKKSIIPDLVTSGLGKVGVRVPNHALTLSLLERLDFPLAAPSANPFGYISPTSASHVQDHLGDKLAYILDGGHCEVGLESTIVGMEEGQVIIYRLGGISVSAIEEIVGKVLILPQSSSNPQSPGMLKSHYAPRKRMILGDLDELMQQHQSEKGDFAILSFKRSFSDVPASNQVALSSSGDFDEAARNLFSAMRRLDETDTSLILAEELPEIHLGKAINDRLRRAAAK, from the coding sequence ATGGCTGAGATTGGAAAAGACATTGAAAAATCGGCAGCTTTATTGGCATCGGGAGAACTCGTAGCCATTCCTACCGAAACGGTTTACGGTCTCGCAGGCAATGCCCTTGATGAAAAAGCCGTTGTACAAATTTTTAAGTCTAAAAACAGACCTAGATTTGATCCTTTAATTGTACATGTGGCCGGAATAGATCAGGTGTATAATTATGTGGAATCTATTCCAGAGGAGCTAAAAGCTTTGGCTGAAGCATTTTGGCCAGGACCCCTTACTTTATTGCTGACCAAGAAAAGCATAATTCCTGACTTGGTGACTAGCGGTTTGGGGAAAGTAGGGGTTAGGGTGCCTAATCATGCCCTTACCTTAAGCTTATTAGAGCGCTTAGACTTTCCTTTGGCTGCTCCAAGTGCAAACCCTTTTGGTTATATTAGCCCGACTAGTGCAAGCCATGTTCAGGATCACCTTGGAGATAAGCTGGCCTATATTTTGGATGGAGGTCATTGTGAAGTCGGTCTTGAAAGTACCATTGTAGGTATGGAGGAGGGACAGGTTATCATTTACCGTCTTGGCGGAATTTCAGTAAGTGCCATTGAAGAAATAGTAGGTAAAGTGCTTATTTTACCTCAATCAAGCAGTAACCCACAATCTCCCGGTATGCTAAAAAGTCACTATGCGCCAAGAAAACGCATGATTTTAGGTGATCTTGATGAGCTAATGCAACAGCATCAGTCTGAAAAGGGAGATTTTGCAATTCTTTCCTTTAAACGTTCCTTTTCCGATGTCCCAGCGTCCAATCAAGTGGCATTAAGTAGTTCTGGAGATTTTGATGAGGCAGCCAGGAATTTGTTTTCTGCAATGCGTCGACTTGACGAAACAGATACAAGCTTGATTCTAGCTGAAGAATTGCCCGAAATACACTTAGGGAAAGCGATAAATGACCGGTTAAGGCGGGCTGCTGCCAAATAA